Proteins encoded in a region of the Drosophila sechellia strain sech25 chromosome 2L, ASM438219v1, whole genome shotgun sequence genome:
- the LOC6617366 gene encoding uncharacterized protein LOC6617366 isoform X2, with translation MDLRFVFIVFLLKWTHAQGSHPPRIVEHPIDTTVPRHEPATLNCKAEGSPTPTIQWYKDGVPLKILPGSHRITLPAGGLFFLKVVNSRRETDAGIYWCEAKNELGVARSRNATLQVAVLRDEFRLEPQNTRIAQGDTALLECAAPRGIPEPTVTWKKGGQKLDLEGSKRVRIVDGGNLAIQDARQTDEGQYQCIAKNPVGVRESSLATLKVHVKPYIIRGPHDQTVLEGASVTFPCRVGGDPMPDVLWLRTASGGNMPLDRVSVLEDRSLRLERVTIADEGEYSCEADNVVGAITAMGTLTVYVPEAPPYGMEAIQFNRTSVFLKWLPPQPNRTRNGILTSYNVVVKGLDVHNTTRIFKNMTIDAATPTLLLANLTTGVTYYIAVAAATRVGVGPFSKPAVLRIDARTQSLDTGYTRYPISRDIADDFLTQTWFIVLLGSIIAIIVFLLGALVLFKRYQFIKQTSLGSLHGNHAIGTVRKFPTLPLNGGGAVGAGGSNSTAAAGQSGHGLWIDPTSGVWRQAAGGGNPGGVGSCTTKEQLPGYAQATAQQGQQPTLLPDYERLSPLNMPDYAEVACSTFKSPTHGAPPMGGGGQSASLYDSCGAYATTNVVANVKLYQNRYATKPSQNSGSNNNNHQGNDYQSTGMYSAPPSAHYGCLEPKQQQQQQPNLMTTSTASTAILTNSPAKVKKINITENKMEQLEGKTERTNPFNQQQQLLLASNALKQGLGAYANTTLAAQMASGGGAGTLRRQRQPKTLYKSENNILGKSGLRQNTMNASVGAPSNGQMDFLTGGPPSEGGDFSGLGLCNSTNQLLNDWASSASIAAPGDYHFGSKQPSKQHLYVKAKDGTWSAVSSDAYQSFKHQQQHHPFLAGSGDNTKSLASVNSLAGDSKFLSSFGSSANV, from the exons GTTGTCAATTCACGTCGCGAAACAGATGCGGGCATCTACTGGTGCGAGGCGAAGAACGAACTGGGCGTGGCAAGGAGTCGGAACGCCACGTTGCAAGTGGCGG TTCTCCGCGATGAGTTCCGCCTGGAGCCGCAGAACACACGGATCGCCCAGGGCGATACCGCCCTCCTCGAGTGCGCCGCCCCTCGGGGAATCCCCGAGCCCACAGTGACCTGGAAGAAGGGCGGCCAGAAATTGGATTTGGAGGGCTCGAAGCGAGTACGCATCGTTGACGGCGGCAATTTGGCCATCCAGGATGCCCGCCAGACTGACGAGGGTCAGTACCAGTGCATAGCCAAGAATCCTGTCGGTGTGCGCGAGTCCTCGCTGGCCACACTCAAAGTGCACG TCAAGCCGTACATCATCCGGGGTCCGCACGATCAAACGGTTTTGGAGGGCGCCTCGGTGACCTTTCCCTGTCGAGTGGGTGGTGACCCCATGCCGGACGTACTGTGGCTGCGCACTGCCTCGGGTGGCAACATGCCATTGG ATCGCGTGAGTGTCCTGGAGGATCGCAGTCTGAGACTGGAGAGGGTCACCATTGCGGATGAAGGCGAGTACAGTTGCGAGGCGGACAATGTTGTGGGCGCCATCACCGCGATGGGAACTTTGACTGTTTACG TTCCGGAGGCACCACCTTATGGCATGGAAGCCATCCAATTCAATCGCACCTCGGTCTTCTTAAAGTGGCTACCTCCACAACCAAATCGGACTCGCAACG GCATCCTCACCAGCTACAATGTGGTCGTCAAAGGCCTGGACGTGCACAATACGACGCGGATATTCAAAAATATGACCATAGAcgcggccacgcccaccctgCTCCTGGCCAACCTCACCACAGGAGTCACCTACTATATCGCAGTGGCGGCTGCCACGCGGGTGGGAGTCGGGCCCTTCAGCAAGCCCGCCGTGCTCCGCATCGATGCACGCACCCAATCCCTGGACACTGGCTACACGAG ATACCCCATCAGTCGTGATATTGCCGATGACTTTTTAACGCAGACCTGGTTTATCGTCCTGCTGGGCTCCATCATTGCCATAATTGTGTTTCTATTGGGCGCATTGGTTCTATTCAAGCGCTACCAATTTATCAAGCAGACCTCGCTGGGCAGTTTACATG GCAATCACGCAATCGGAACCGTGCGAAAGTTTCCAACATTGCCGCTAAATGGAGGCGGAGCCGTCGGTGCCGGTGGCTCAAATTCGACAGCCGCAGCTGGGCAGAGTGGCCATGGCCTGTGGATCGATCCCACCAGCGGCGTTTGGCGACAGGCAGCGGGCGGCGGCAATCCTGGCGGAGTGGGCTCGTGTACGACAAAGGAGCAACTTCCGGGATACGCACAGGCCACCGCCCAACAAGGACAACAGCCCACGCTGCTCCCCGATTACGAGAG ACTATCGCCGCTGAATATGCCCGATTACGCGGAAGTCGCCTGCTCGACATTCAAAAGTCCCACCCACGGAGCACCACcgatgggtggtggtggccagTCGGCCTCCCTGTACGACAGCTGTGGGGCCTACGCCACCACCAATGTGGTGGCCAATGTGAAGCTCTACCAGAATCGCTATGCGACAAAGCCGAGCCAGAACAGcggcagcaataacaacaatcaCCAGGGCAATGACTACCAGTCGACCGGGATGTACTCCGCTCCACCGAGCGCCCACTACGGATGCCTGGAGccgaagcagcagcagcaacagcagcccaATCTGATGACCACCTCCACGGCCAGCACGGCCATCCTGACGAACTCGCCGGCCAAGGTGAAGAAGATCAACATAACCGAGAACAAAATGGAACAGCTGGAGGGCAAGACGGAGCGGACGAACCCGTtcaaccagcagcagcagctcctcctGGCCAGCAACGCCCTGAAGCAGGGACTGGGTGCCTACGCCAACACCACCTTGGCGGCCCAGATGGCCAGTGGAGGTGGAGCGGGCACCTTGAGGCGCCAGCGGCAGCCCAAAACGCTTTACAAAAGCGAGAACAATATACTGGGCAAGTCTGGTCTGCGGCAGAACACCATGAATGCGAGTGTGGGTGCTCCCAGCAACGGGCAGATGGACTTCCTGACCGGCGGGCCTCCGTCGGAGGGCGGAGACTTCTCCGGACTGGGCCTCTGCAACTCCACCAACCAGCTGCTCAACGACTGGGCCTCCAGTGCCTCGATCGCAGCTCCCGGGGATTATCATTTCGGCAGCAAGCAGCCCAGCAAGCAGCACCTCTACGTGAAGGCCAAGGATGGCACCTGGTCGGCCGTCAGCTCGGATGCCTATCAATCCTTcaagcaccagcagcagcaccatccCTTCCTGGCAGGATCAGGTGACAACACCAAGTCCCTAGCTAGTGTAAACAGCTTAGCTGGCGATAGCAAATTCCTGAGTAGTTTTGGCTCTAGTGCCAATGTCTAG
- the LOC6617366 gene encoding roundabout homolog 2 isoform X1, translating into MDLRFVFIVFLLKWTHAQGSHPPRIVEHPIDTTVPRHEPATLNCKAEGSPTPTIQWYKDGVPLKILPGSHRITLPAGGLFFLKVVNSRRETDAGIYWCEAKNELGVARSRNATLQVAVLRDEFRLEPQNTRIAQGDTALLECAAPRGIPEPTVTWKKGGQKLDLEGSKRVRIVDGGNLAIQDARQTDEGQYQCIAKNPVGVRESSLATLKVHVKPYIIRGPHDQTVLEGASVTFPCRVGGDPMPDVLWLRTASGGNMPLDRVSVLEDRSLRLERVTIADEGEYSCEADNVVGAITAMGTLTVYAPPKFIQRPASKSVELGADTSFECRAIGNPKPTIFWTIKNNSTLIFPGAPPLDRFHSLNTEEGHSILTLTRFQRTDKDLVILCNAMNEVASITSRVQLSLDSQEDRPPPIIISGPVNQTLPIKSLATLQCKAIGLPSPTISWYRDGIPVQPSSKLNITTSGDLIISDLDRQQDQGLYTCVASSRAGKSTWSGFLRIELPTNPNIKFYRAPEQTKCPSAPGQPKILNATASALTIVWPTSDKAGASSFLGYSVEMYCTNQSRTWIPIASRLSEPIFTVESLTQGAAYMFIVRAENSLGFSPPSPISEPITAGKLVGVRDGSESTGTSQLLLSDVETLLQANDVVELLEANASDSTTARLSWDIDSGQYIEGFYLYARELHSSEYKMVTLLNKGQGLSSCTVPGLAKASTYEFFLVPFYKSIVGKPSNSRRMRTLEDVPEAPPYGMEAIQFNRTSVFLKWLPPQPNRTRNGILTSYNVVVKGLDVHNTTRIFKNMTIDAATPTLLLANLTTGVTYYIAVAAATRVGVGPFSKPAVLRIDARTQSLDTGYTRYPISRDIADDFLTQTWFIVLLGSIIAIIVFLLGALVLFKRYQFIKQTSLGSLHGNHAIGTVRKFPTLPLNGGGAVGAGGSNSTAAAGQSGHGLWIDPTSGVWRQAAGGGNPGGVGSCTTKEQLPGYAQATAQQGQQPTLLPDYERLSPLNMPDYAEVACSTFKSPTHGAPPMGGGGQSASLYDSCGAYATTNVVANVKLYQNRYATKPSQNSGSNNNNHQGNDYQSTGMYSAPPSAHYGCLEPKQQQQQQPNLMTTSTASTAILTNSPAKVKKINITENKMEQLEGKTERTNPFNQQQQLLLASNALKQGLGAYANTTLAAQMASGGGAGTLRRQRQPKTLYKSENNILGKSGLRQNTMNASVGAPSNGQMDFLTGGPPSEGGDFSGLGLCNSTNQLLNDWASSASIAAPGDYHFGSKQPSKQHLYVKAKDGTWSAVSSDAYQSFKHQQQHHPFLAGSGDNTKSLASVNSLAGDSKFLSSFGSSANV; encoded by the exons GTTGTCAATTCACGTCGCGAAACAGATGCGGGCATCTACTGGTGCGAGGCGAAGAACGAACTGGGCGTGGCAAGGAGTCGGAACGCCACGTTGCAAGTGGCGG TTCTCCGCGATGAGTTCCGCCTGGAGCCGCAGAACACACGGATCGCCCAGGGCGATACCGCCCTCCTCGAGTGCGCCGCCCCTCGGGGAATCCCCGAGCCCACAGTGACCTGGAAGAAGGGCGGCCAGAAATTGGATTTGGAGGGCTCGAAGCGAGTACGCATCGTTGACGGCGGCAATTTGGCCATCCAGGATGCCCGCCAGACTGACGAGGGTCAGTACCAGTGCATAGCCAAGAATCCTGTCGGTGTGCGCGAGTCCTCGCTGGCCACACTCAAAGTGCACG TCAAGCCGTACATCATCCGGGGTCCGCACGATCAAACGGTTTTGGAGGGCGCCTCGGTGACCTTTCCCTGTCGAGTGGGTGGTGACCCCATGCCGGACGTACTGTGGCTGCGCACTGCCTCGGGTGGCAACATGCCATTGG ATCGCGTGAGTGTCCTGGAGGATCGCAGTCTGAGACTGGAGAGGGTCACCATTGCGGATGAAGGCGAGTACAGTTGCGAGGCGGACAATGTTGTGGGCGCCATCACCGCGATGGGAACTTTGACTGTTTACG CCCCCCCGAAATTCATCCAACGTCCAGCGAGCAAATCCGTGGAACTCGGCGCCGACACGTCCTTCGAGTGTCGAGCTATAGGAAACCCAAAGCCCACCATCTTTTGGACCATCAAGAACAACAGCACGCTGATATTTCCGGGAGCCCCGCCCTTGGATCGCTTTCACAGCCTCAACACCGAGGAAGGGCACTCGATACTCACGTTGACCAGGTTCCAGAGAACGGACAAGGATCTGGTCATCCTGTGCAACGCCATGAACGAGGTGGCCAGCATTACCTCAAGGGTGCAGCTGAGCCTGGACTCGCAAGAGGACCGGCCGCCTCCGATTATAATCTCCGGCCCGGTTAATCAAACCCTACCCATCAAGTCCCTGGCCACACTCCAGTGCAAGGCCATCGGTCTGCCCAGTCCCACTATATCCTGGTATCGCGATGGAATACCAGTGCAACCCAGTTCCAAGCTGAACATTACAACGTCTGGGGACTTGATCATATCGGACCTCGATCGCCAACAGGATCAAGGCCTATACACCTGCGTGGCCAGCTCGCGGGCTGGAAAGTCCACTTGGAGTGGTTTCCTCCGGATAGAGTTGCCCACCAATCCGAATATTAAGTTCTACAGAGCCCCGGAGCAGACTAAGTGTCCCAGTGCCCCGGGACAACCGAAAATTCTTAACGCCACTGCCTCGGCACTGACCATTGTTTGGCCCACCAGTGACAAGGCGGGAGCATCGTCGTTCCTGGGCTATAGTGTGGAGATGTACTGCACCAATCAGAGCAGGACTTGGATACCCATTGCATCGCGTTTGAGTGAGCCGATTTTCACGGTCGAGAGTTTGACACAGGGAGCGGCTTACATGTTTATTGTTCGAGCGGAAAACTCACTGGGCTTCTCACCACCCTCCCCCATCTCGGAACCCATTACGGCGGGAAAACTTGTGGGCGTGCGGGATGGCAGTGAAAGCACCGGGACCTCACAGCTCCTCCTCAGCGATGTGGAGACCCTGCTGCAGGCCAACGATGTTGTGGAGCTACTGGAGGCCAATGCCAGTGATTCGACGACCGCTCGACTGTCTTGGGACATAGACAGTGGTCAGTACATCGAGGGTTTCTATCTGTACGCCCGGGAGCTGCACTCCTCCGAGTACAAAATGGTTACACTGCTCAACAAGGGTCAGGGCCTGAGCTCCTGCACGGTGCCTGGACTGGCGAAGGCCTCCACGTACGAGTTTTTTCTTGTGCCATTTTACAAGAGCATCGTAGGCAAGCCCTCGAATTCGCGACGCATGAGAACTTTGGAAGATG TTCCGGAGGCACCACCTTATGGCATGGAAGCCATCCAATTCAATCGCACCTCGGTCTTCTTAAAGTGGCTACCTCCACAACCAAATCGGACTCGCAACG GCATCCTCACCAGCTACAATGTGGTCGTCAAAGGCCTGGACGTGCACAATACGACGCGGATATTCAAAAATATGACCATAGAcgcggccacgcccaccctgCTCCTGGCCAACCTCACCACAGGAGTCACCTACTATATCGCAGTGGCGGCTGCCACGCGGGTGGGAGTCGGGCCCTTCAGCAAGCCCGCCGTGCTCCGCATCGATGCACGCACCCAATCCCTGGACACTGGCTACACGAG ATACCCCATCAGTCGTGATATTGCCGATGACTTTTTAACGCAGACCTGGTTTATCGTCCTGCTGGGCTCCATCATTGCCATAATTGTGTTTCTATTGGGCGCATTGGTTCTATTCAAGCGCTACCAATTTATCAAGCAGACCTCGCTGGGCAGTTTACATG GCAATCACGCAATCGGAACCGTGCGAAAGTTTCCAACATTGCCGCTAAATGGAGGCGGAGCCGTCGGTGCCGGTGGCTCAAATTCGACAGCCGCAGCTGGGCAGAGTGGCCATGGCCTGTGGATCGATCCCACCAGCGGCGTTTGGCGACAGGCAGCGGGCGGCGGCAATCCTGGCGGAGTGGGCTCGTGTACGACAAAGGAGCAACTTCCGGGATACGCACAGGCCACCGCCCAACAAGGACAACAGCCCACGCTGCTCCCCGATTACGAGAG ACTATCGCCGCTGAATATGCCCGATTACGCGGAAGTCGCCTGCTCGACATTCAAAAGTCCCACCCACGGAGCACCACcgatgggtggtggtggccagTCGGCCTCCCTGTACGACAGCTGTGGGGCCTACGCCACCACCAATGTGGTGGCCAATGTGAAGCTCTACCAGAATCGCTATGCGACAAAGCCGAGCCAGAACAGcggcagcaataacaacaatcaCCAGGGCAATGACTACCAGTCGACCGGGATGTACTCCGCTCCACCGAGCGCCCACTACGGATGCCTGGAGccgaagcagcagcagcaacagcagcccaATCTGATGACCACCTCCACGGCCAGCACGGCCATCCTGACGAACTCGCCGGCCAAGGTGAAGAAGATCAACATAACCGAGAACAAAATGGAACAGCTGGAGGGCAAGACGGAGCGGACGAACCCGTtcaaccagcagcagcagctcctcctGGCCAGCAACGCCCTGAAGCAGGGACTGGGTGCCTACGCCAACACCACCTTGGCGGCCCAGATGGCCAGTGGAGGTGGAGCGGGCACCTTGAGGCGCCAGCGGCAGCCCAAAACGCTTTACAAAAGCGAGAACAATATACTGGGCAAGTCTGGTCTGCGGCAGAACACCATGAATGCGAGTGTGGGTGCTCCCAGCAACGGGCAGATGGACTTCCTGACCGGCGGGCCTCCGTCGGAGGGCGGAGACTTCTCCGGACTGGGCCTCTGCAACTCCACCAACCAGCTGCTCAACGACTGGGCCTCCAGTGCCTCGATCGCAGCTCCCGGGGATTATCATTTCGGCAGCAAGCAGCCCAGCAAGCAGCACCTCTACGTGAAGGCCAAGGATGGCACCTGGTCGGCCGTCAGCTCGGATGCCTATCAATCCTTcaagcaccagcagcagcaccatccCTTCCTGGCAGGATCAGGTGACAACACCAAGTCCCTAGCTAGTGTAAACAGCTTAGCTGGCGATAGCAAATTCCTGAGTAGTTTTGGCTCTAGTGCCAATGTCTAG